The window CCTTCAAGAGCTATCGCAAGGAGTGTCTGGCTGAGGTCGAAGTCCGGTACCTGAAGCGGCTACTGGCGCAGACTCAAGGAAGCATCAAAGATGCTTGCAGGCTCTCCGGGCTTTCGCGAACACGGTTATATGTGCTGATGAAAGAGCATAATATCAGTAAATAATTCTTCTTTTCTCCGCTCCTCGCTTTCTCCCCTTTTGCTGAACGACCGTGTGTTCTCTTTTTCGGGATTGTACCGTTTTTCGGAACAAGGTGTCCCGCTTTTGTGAACATGAATGATGGCCGCTGTGTTTATTTGGAGTACTCAAAATATACGCTATTTGCACTTAACTTACTTATATCTTGGTATTTTTATGTTTTGGCATCGAACTTGGTAAAGGCACAGTAACAGGCGCAAGTTTGTTGATCGGTTTATTGAGGGTGTCCCGGAGGATTCAGGGACTAGGTTCGATTCAAATATTTTAGAGTGAGTAAAGTATCATGAAAAAGATTTTCGCACTTATCCTGGCACTGTGCGCCATGTTCGCACTGACTGCCTGTAACGACGATGGCGGAAAGACTGCCAAGAATGAAACTGTGACCATTAAACTGGCAACCCAGCATCCCATTGAGCACATGGCTCACAAGGCCGCTGAGCGCGTCAAGGCTCGTATCGAGAAAGAAACCGAAGGCCGCGTTCAGGTGAAGATCTATCCTGCAAACCAGCTTGGTGACGCTTCTCAGATCTACGAAGAAGTCATCCGTGGCTCCATCGACGCCGCACACATCACCGTTCCCGATCAGTTCGACGCCCGTCTCGGTGCAGGCTTCCTGCCTTACATCGCTCGCGACTACGATCAGATCCGCGAAGTCTTTGCCTCCGATGCCTTCCTGCCCACTGAAATGGCAGCCATGCATGACAAACTGGGCGTGAAGTTCTTCTCCTACTTCGGTGAAGGTTTCATCGGCGCCGGTTCCGTTGTCCCGCTGGAAAACGTTGCCAAGGCCGGTGTTGAGAAGGGCATCATGCTCCGCGTGCCCGGTCTGGACGTCTTCAAGTTCGGTGCTGAAGAACTTGGTTTCCGCACCTCCTCCCTGCCTTACGCTGACACTTACTCCGCCCTGCAGACCGGCGTGGTAAAGGGTTGGATCGGTGGTCCGCCGAACCTGAACTACCTCGGTTTCCGTGACGTTATCAAATACTACTACCAGTACAACGTGAACTTTGAGTCCACCCAGTACGTCATGAACAAGAAGAAGTTCGAATCCATCTCCGAGGCTGACCGCAAGGTTGTTGAGTCCGCATTCGTGGACGAAGGTCAGCAGTCCTTCCTGATGGCAGAGAGCGAAGATCAGATGTACCGCAAGAAGCTCGAAGAAGCCGGTATCAAGGTCACCATGCTCACCACCCAGGAACTCGAAGATTGTGCCAAGTACGTCCGCGACAACGCCTGGCCCCGCCTTGAAAAGAACCTGACTCCTGAACTGCTGAACGGCATCAAGGCGTCCTACTAAGTCCTCTAAGACTGGTTAACAGTCATCAATGGCGACGTGGCGGGCCTCTCCAAATAACAACCGCCACGTCGCCAACCATCCCATTCCACATATTTTTTCCAGATATTCCCAAGAGGGGGGTCTTTTCATGCAACCTATTGAATTCGCACCGAGGCTGCCGCTGTGGAACGTGCTCGGCAAGTTTCAAAAAACGGTCATGGCCGCTACCAGCATCCTTATCGTTGGCATGATTTGCTACACGGTTATTGCCCGTTACGTTTTCGGCTCTGACTTTTACGGTTCCGAAGAACTCATCCAGATGCTGGCTTTTTGGCTCTACTTCATGGGAGCCGCTCAGGGTAGTCGCGAAAAAAGTCAGATCTCCGCTGACATTCTTACCTGCTACGTCACCAACGCCAAATGGTGTCGCATCGCCCAATTGGTCAAGGATGTCGTTACTGTCGCCATTTGTCTGCTGGTCACCTACTGGGCCTGTCTGTTTGTGGGGTGGGGGATCCAGATGATGCCTAAGTCTCCGGTATTCAGGCTTCCCATGCTTATCCCTCATACGGCCATTGGCCTCGGTTTCGTGCTCATGTCTTTGTATCATGTGGTCTACCTGATTCAGGACTTCATGACCCACATTAAAATGTGCCGAGCTGGCGAATAAAAGCCACCAGAAGGATTTAGAAAAATGATTATTACCATCGCAATACTTCTTCTTGTGGTCACGCTGTTCATTGGCGTTCCCATTCCGTTCGCCTTTTTCACATCGGCCGCATTCCTTATTTTTACCGGCGGATACGATCCGGGGTTCCTGTTGCCCTACGGCTTCGCCAAAATGAACTCCATTGTACTTCTTACCATTCCGCTGTTTATCATGGCCGGTGGCGTCATGGACAAAGGCGGCATCGGTGACCGCCTCGTGGATGTCGTAGACACCATCGCCGGGCGTGTTCGTGGCGGTCTTGGTATCGTTACTGTTGTTACCTGTGCCATTTTTGGCGCTGTTTCGGGGTCTTCCTCTGCAACTGTGTCCTGCATCGGTTCCATCATGATGCCCAAGCTCAAGAAAGCTGGTTATCCGGTTGGCCATGTCGCTGCACTGTTGGCCAACGCCGGCGTGCTTGGAATTCTGATTCCGCCTTCCATGCTGATGATTCTCTATGCATGGATGGGCAACCAATCCGTCCTGGCCTGCTTCCTGGCTGCGTTTGTCCCGGGTCTGATCGTCACCGTTCTACTGAGTGTAGTGAACCTGGTACTCTTGCGTAACAATAAGGACATTGAAGTGCGTCCTAGCGAGGATCTGGTCACCACCAGTAAGGTGTTTGCGGTCAAATCCGCTAAAGCTTCTCCGGCTCTGATGATGCCAGTCATCATTCTGGGCGGTATCTATGGCGGTATCATGACCCCCACCGAAGCCGCAGCCGTTGCCGTTCTCTACGCCATTCCGGTCGCCATGTTCTTCTACCGCGGCCTCAAGATGAAGAATCTCATGCAGACTCTCATTGAATCCGCCACCACCACCGGTGTCATCATGGCAATGATGTTCGCGGTTATGATCCTCTCCCGTCTCTACATCATGGAGAACCTGCCCGAGCAGATCATGAACGTGCTGACGTCCATCTCGGACAACAAGATGGTCATTATGCTGATGATTAACGTGTTCCTCGTGATTATGGGCATGCTTATGGATGACGTCTCCGGTATCCTGCTTGGTACCCCGATTTTGCTACCATTGGTCACCCAACTCGGCGTGGACCCCGTCCACTTTGCCGCGATCATGGGCGTTAACCTCGGCATGGGTAACGTTACGCCTCCCACGGCTCCGCTTCTGTATCTGTCGGGCCGTATATCGGGAGCGCAGGTTACTGAGATGCTCAAGCCGACCATGTACCTGATTCTCTTTGCATGGCTGCCCACATTGCTTCTTACCACTTACATCCCCGAGATCTCTCTTGGTCTTGTCAATCTGCTCATGAAGTAGTCGGAGGTTGAAATGGAAAGCATTAAAGAACTGTATCGCATCGGTGTGGGGCCTTCCTCTTCCCACACCATGGGCCCCAAAAAAGCGGCAGAGGAGTTCCTTGATCGCAACAAGGAAACCGAAACGTTCCGTGTTACCCTTTACGGATCATTGGCTGCTACGGGAAAAGGGCACCTCACGGATCAGGCTATTCTTTCCGTGTTGGGAGACGAGCGTACCTCCATCGTCTGGAAGCCCGAAGAAGAGCTGCCTGGCCACCCCAACGGAATGCAGTTCGAGGCCTTGTCCACTGACGGACAGACCATGGATGTGGCTCGTGTGTATTCCGTTGGTGGCGGGGCAATCCGCTATGAGGATGAGGGTGAGCGTGCGTCGGTCGAAGTCTACGACATGCCCAACCTGCTCTCTATACTGGAGATGTGCGAGGATAGGGGAATCACCTATTGGGAGTATGTAGAACAGTGTGAAGGTCCGGAAATCTGGGATTTTCTCAGGGAAGTATGGGCAGTCATGGAAGCCGCCGTAGAGCGTGGGCTGAACACGCAGGGCGTTTTGCCCGGTAGCATTGGTCTCAAGCGTCAGGCGTGGAGTTACTACACCAAGACCAAACTCTCGGGTGCCGACATGCAGCAGACCGGGCTTGTCACCGCCTATGCGTTAGCCGTGTCCGAAGAAAATGCTGCTGGAGGAACTATTGTCACCGCGCCTACCTGCGGCGCATGTGGCATCGTTCCCTCCGTCTTGCACTACCTGCGCCATTCGCAGGGTGTGAGTGAGAACGATATCCTGTGGGCATTGGCTACTGCCGCACTGTTCGGCAATGTCATCAAGCAGAATGGTTCCATCTCCGGTGCTGAAGTGGGCTGTCAAGGAGAGGTCGGTTCAGCCTGTGCCATGGCCTCAGCCGCCGCTACCCAGCTCATGGGTGGATCGGTTCGTCAGATCGAGTATGCTGCTGAAATGGGACTGGAACATCACCTGGGCCTGACCTGCGATCCTGTGGACGGGTTGGTGCAGATTCCCTGTATCGAGCGAAACGCCTGCGCCTCAAGTCGTGCGCTTGCTCGCGCTCAAATGGCCATACTTTCGGACGGCACCCATCGCATTCCGTTCGATGAAGTCGTACAGGTCATGATGCAGACCGGGCATGATCTGCCCAGCCTGTATCGTGAGACCTCCACAGGAGGGCTGGCTAAGGCCTATGACGCACGAAGGAAGGGATGTGCCTGCATCCGTTAGAAAGCTATAATTGAAAAGCCCCTCTCCCTGTTTGGGAGAGGGGCTTTTTTATGATTTATTCACTATTGCCTGTCAGTTGAAAAGCTGCCCAGAAAAATGGGGATGGGAATTCATTTTTTGTCTTCAACTGAGCCTCGCGGAGCGCGTCAGCACGGCTCATGTGCTTAAGGTTTCTGTAGAATTCAATCATCAAATAAGTGGTTTCTCTGTCCGGTACTGGCCATAGTGATGTGACAAGCGAGCGAGCTCCTGCAAAGAGGAAGCCTCGACTAAGGCCTATGACATCATCTCCACCTTTGACTTCTCCCATGCCAGTTTCACACGCTGAGAGGGTCACTAGGTCAGCATTCAGTTCCATACTGTACAGATCGTCTACGCTGAGGCGTCCGTCGTCTTTTGTAGTAGGTGTAAGCAGGATGGCGGATTCCAATGGGGCATCCGATTGGAATTTACCATGGGCTGCAATATGAATCATGCGGAAGAGTCTGCCTGCCTCTTGTAAAGATTGTTTCGTGGCCGATTCCCGAAGAAGGACAGTTGAGTCCGGCCACATCTTTTTGATCTCTCTGACCTCGACCTCTGCGCCAGAAAGGTCAAACATTGGGTCGCCCAGATCCGGATTACCAAGGAGCAGGATTTCATGTTGTTGTGTGGAGTGGCGACGTTCCAAAAAGCGCATTACACTGGCAGAGGGCAAAAAGCGTATCGTCGCAGAGTCAATAAGGTAACCTTCAGGTCCGATCAGGGCGTTGAAGGGGAGATAGTGCAAGACTCCGTGCCCCACGATTAACAGTCTTTCTCTCCCACGGTGGTTTGGTAGTGGGGCGATCAGTCGCGAGTACAGTTTGCGGCCCAGGGCTTGGGTTTGATCGGATTCACTAATGATCGCTTGCCTAAAGGCTTGAACATCTGCAGTGAGGTCTTGTGAATCCAGTCGAATGGCCTGGACCTCATGCTTTGTTACCATAAAAGCGTAAAGGTTCTGCTCGTACGAATAGTACTCGATCAAGGTTTCGCCGTCTCTTATGAAATCTTGGATGGCTTCCGGTTCAAGAGATTCGACCGTGGTCATGGTCGCAAGCTCGGGGTATTCACTCGATAGTTCTCTGCGTATGGCCCCGATGGCTCTTTTTTGCCTCTCTTTGTCATTTTGAGTGTTCCGCTGATCTGCTCGATAGAAGGCCGCTTCGGCTTGGTTCAGTCGAGCCAGGATTTCTTGCTGTTGTTCTGCAGTCTCTTGTTCCGGTGAAAAGGAGCTCCGTTGGGCGAGCAGGTCTACTAGTGCTCTGGCTTTTGCTCTTTCACAATACATCAGCGCTAAGCTGTCGAGTTTCTGGTTTACGAGCAGATCGATCATGTCTGCGTAAACCTTCTGCTTGCTGCTGATGTAGCCTATGCGCGAAGCTTCATTTCCCACCGACCCTCTTTGAAGTTCGATGGCTTCAATCGCTTTCCGGTAATATTCTTGGGCTGTCGGAATATTATTTTCCGCTTGTGCTATTCGCCCTCGGTCATAGAGCACATTCCAGTATATTGATCCGCTGTGTGAGACTTGATCCATACTCAAGAGTTCATCATATCCCTCTTTCGCTTGTTCAATATGCCCAGATTCGAGAAGGCTCTTGTACTTGATGTATTTATAGGGAAGATCCATGAAAAGAAAATAATCGCCTGAACCGGCAACTAACCCACCAAGAGCTTTAGCTAATTCATTAAAGGCGTACCTTTTGGATGTGACCTCCACAGCTTCGTCGTACATCCCGAGGGCGAAGTAGATTTTTGCCAATCCTCTATCACGATCTTCTTGGAGAAGGCTGAATGGATACCCAAGATATATTGCATTCAATTCGTCAATGGCTTTGAAAGCCCCTTCTCGGTCTCCTTTAAGAGCATATGCGTGGCCATAGAGTTTTATGAGCTCTATATAATTGAGCCTGTGCAGATCTTCCTTGATAGCGTATGCGTACCCATTTTGAGCTTCTGTAATCGCTTCGTCATATTCTCCTAGCTCAATGTACATCTCGCTTTTCAGCATGTAAGGTCTTGCCGACATATCAAAACCCATAACGCTCTTGTCGCCTGAATCGATCTTTTGTTCGAGCAGGTTTAAGCACCCCTCAAGTTTCTCAAACTCATAAAGCTTAAGATATGCTTCGCAGAGGCAGTATACCTCTGAAAAGCTCGAATCAGCGGATTCTACTCTTGGCTCCAGATAGTCTTTGTTTTCGGCGTATCTTGCCTCTGCTGTATTCGTCCATTCTGGAGGCTGCATATGGGCAACACAGCCACTAAGAAGCAGGAATGTAAGTGCTATAATGATCTTAACGGTATTCATAGCAACCTCCTCCCATATTACAGCAGTCTTTTTATGAGTGAGAAATCAAGGAATATGCTCTAAATCGTATTCTATGCGGACGAATAATTGAGGGCAATCTGAGATGGTAGAAAATAACGTAAGCGGGGTTCAAATCCTTTCTGCCATACAATAGAAAGTAAAAGAGGCCATCCTGAATTGGATAGCCTCTTTTTGTGTGTTGTTAAGGAATCGTGCTGGTCTTTCCGTGAGAGGAATAACCAATCTTTTTACAGGTAGAGATAGTGTGCCAAACAGATAGTGATGACAGCCGCCAACATAAGCATCGGGACACCAACTTTGATGAAGTCCTTGAATTCGTAGCCGCCCGCTTCCATTGCCAAAAGGTTGGCGGGAGAGGAGTAGGGGGAGATGAATGGGCATGCACAGGCTATGGTGGCTGTCATAACCAAGGCGTGTGGCGGGATCCCAAATGCAGGGGCTGCTTCAAGGGCTATGGGTATGACTAAGACGGCTGTGGCGGCACTTGGCAGGAACAGCCCAATGGATGTTGTCAGGAAGAACAGAGCGGCAAGTATTCCAAGCGGTGGCCATCCTCCAACTATTGATGTCCAGAACGAAGCAATGATGTCGGAACCGCCCGAATTGGTGATTGCCGTTGCAAGGGGGAGCATGCCGCCGATCAGCACGATAGTCTGCCAACTGATCTTGCGGTAAATTTTTTTGATATCAACGCATCCAGTCAGCATGAGAGTTAGTGCTGTCAGTATTGCCATCAGCACTGTGGGGAGTACTTCAAGCGCCATGCCTCCTGCCATAAGGGCTAGTATGGTCATGGTTATAGGAGCTTTGTGGCGCGCAGGCAGTACTTCGCAGCTTTCATGCGGCATGGTCAGCAGTACGAAGTTGATGCGTTCTTTGGTCAGGTTGAGGATGTCTTCCCAACCGCCGCAAACCAGCAATATGTCGCCGAAGCGAAGTTTGTGATTAGCAGCTTGGTCCGAGATGGTTTTCCCTCCTCTTCGTACGCTGAGTACTGTCACACGATACGTCTTGCCGAATTGGGAATCCCTTAATGTGTGACCAATGAGACCAGAGTCAGGGCCGATCAGGATCTCTGCGACTCCGATTTCTTGCAGCATGGCTTCACGTACACCGCCATGTAGCCGGCGTCGAAGTTGAAGCTTCTTCTTCTCTGCAACAGTCTCCAGCTTGTCGGTGTCTCCTAACAGCAGAAGAGTGTCATCCTGCGCAAACGGGCTGTCCAAGCATGGCTTGACGAAACGTCGACTTCGCAGAGTGGGCTTTTCAACCGCCAGCAGGTCAACGCCGTAGCTTTGCCTGAGACGAGCTTGAAAAATACTCTTACCAATGAGTGATGAGCCGGCCTTAATCCGAAAGCGGCGAATCTTATCCTCAAGTCCATACTTCTTAATGATTTCTTCGGTCCCGATTGTATTGGCGGTAGCATTGCGAAAGCCTTTGCGATCAAGGATGTGGCGACCCAAAAATAGCATGAAGAGTATGGCAACACTAAGTACACATATGCCAAACGGAGTAAAGGCAAAAAAATCGAGGGGTTCGAACCCGTTTGTAACCATGAGCTGGTTGGAAATCAGGTTCTGGGTGGACGCGACAAGTGTCATCATACCACTGATTAATGCTGCTGCAGAAATGGGGATCAGAAGTCGCTTTTTGTTGAGGTTGGTCTGCCTGCATACGGCGAGGGCCAGTGGAATAAATACAGCGACCGTGGCTGTGGAGTTCATGAACGAGCCGACAAGTCCGGCGCCTGCCATCATGAGGGCAAGCAGTCGCCACTCGCTTCCTTGGCCCATTTGCACCATGTTTTTTGCTAGCCGTTGGGCGACGCCTGTATAGGCAACAGAGTCGCTAACTACGAACATACAGACCAAAATGATGAGTACTGGATTTGAGAATCCGGCTATTGCTTCCTCTGGAGTCAATACGCCGCTCAAGCTCAGTCCGAGAATGACAAGGATTCCGATAATGTCGCCGCGAAGTCGGTTGCTAATGAAGAGCAGGGCTGCAGTACCGAAAATGGCAAAGGTGGTGATGGCGTCAGTAGTCAGTGTAAACATCAGTAGAATCTGAACAATGTCATTAAATTAAGTCAAGGTAATTTAAATCTATGCGTGATTCACAATGAGAACAAAGGTAAAAGGGATTTTAAGTCGATTTTTTGTAGATTTTTGTGATTTCACGCGTTTTCACAGGTTTTCACTGGTTTACAGTAATTATTTTGTATCATTGAATTAATGTTGATTTTTCGATCATACGTCATCACTTGATCACACTACCCATAACGCCTAAAAAGTTGTACAGGAGTTGTACAAAATCGGAGGCAAAATGGGCAAACAAGTATGGCATCGGGTAAAGCGAACCAAGAAAGAGGGTGGAGGAATCTATCCCGGCTTGCGGTATCGCGAACATCCAGAGCGTCGCCACGGCATCCACAAAGATCGGTATTATACCCTCACCTACAAGGTGAAGGGGAAGACTGTCTCTGAAGCATGCGGCTGGGCTAGTGAGGGATGGACGCCCACCAAGTGTTATGACCTGCTCCGAAAGCTCAAGGAGAATGCCAAGACTGGCCAGGGGCCATACACACTCAAGGACCAGAGAGATCGCAGAGAAAAGAAAGAGGCGCTTGAGCAGGCAAAGCTCATTACGTTGGATGAGATCTGGCCCAAGTATTTGAAGTTCGCCCAGACGAAGAAAAAGCAATCCACATGGGAGAAAGAGGAAGGGCATTACCGCTTGTGGCTCTCTCCCTGTTTGGGAGAACGTCCATTACGTCATATCGGAATGCCCGAGTGGGACGAGCTTGTTGCGAACCTAACGAGCAAGAAGAAAGCACCAAGAACGGTAGAGTATGTCACCGGGACGCTTCGACGTATCCTGAAGTATGCCTACGAGCGGCAAATCGTGGATGAAGCTCCTCCGTCCGGCAAGCGTATTGGTGTAACTGGACCCGGCAATAGCAACCGTCGGCTCAGGGTGATCAGACCCGATGAGGCAGAGGCGATTCTCGACTGTCTGGAAAAGTCGGACGAGGCTGCCTGGCGTATGACCAAGTTCGCTTTCCTGACCGGTTGCCGTGCCTCCGAGGCTTACAATTTGAGATGGCGTGATGTGGATCTGTTGGCCGAGCGGTTCACATTTACTGAGACCAAGAATAAGGATGCCCGGTCCTTGCCTATCTCTCCTTCCATCAGAGTACTCCTGGGGAGCGAGAAAGAACCCGAAGAATATGTGTTCACCAAAGAAAACGGTACCCCCTATTACCAAGCACCGGTAGCTTTCAAGAGGGTGGTAGATAAGGAGCTCAAGCTCAATGAGGGGCAAACCAAGAGAAACCGTCTGACTTTTCACAGCATTCGGCACACCGTAGCCACCAACCTCGCCAGGAGTCTGAATCTTCGCGACCTCATGGACGTCATGGGCTGGCGTACCGTTCAAATGGCCATGCGCTACGTCAAGGGGTCGGAGGACGCACAAGCTACGGCGCTGGCCGGGCTTGAAGGCGGGCTGTCGACGGATAAGGGCAAGGTCGTACCGTTACGCAGAGCGAATAACTAATCCGGAGAATTTGAATGATTGGTCATAAGAAATATGAAACTGCATCCGGCGTGCCTCTGCTTCTCTCAAGAAAATGCGGAAGATTGAATGGGATGCCTTTGAAATTGGCTCTTTCTAATGATGTTCCTCCAGAATCCATGTTGGAATGGTGCAGGGCTAGTGGCGTAGAATCTGTGTCTCTCTTTAGTGATGCGGCGGATGGCAGTAGATACGGAGATTACGTAGTTCGAGTTGAACATGATTCCTTTGAGAGCGCTGTTCATATACTCTACGCGTATTGGACCTTGCTTATAAAGAGGTATGCTGTCGATAGGCGGCAGATCGAATTCTTCAAGTGTGAGGATTCTTTGTTTTTGCAAGTTGATGCGAGGGCGTTTTCTAATGAACGAGGATATAAAGGGCTGCACTCAGTATATATAGCGATGAATAAGGAGATAAAACGTTTTTTGTCCGAAGGGGGGCTTAAGGTCAAAGTTGTAGCGATGATCAACCCTTTTCTACATTACGTTCCATGTTTCTCTGAAGAGTGGCATGCCAAAGAACAACTTATTAAACAATTGGATCCATCCGTTGATGCCCCACATCTCCTTCATGACTCTTGGAATGATATCCCCATAAATTGGGTAGAGTACTACACTCGACATAGGCCTAAGGTGCCCGCAAAGATGTCTTTGATGAGGGATGTCTTTTTGAGGGCCAAGCATGCTGTAGGACATAGTGTCTGGGCTTCCCCCTATCAATTGGGAAATCTCAAGCAGTGTGCACTGCTACAAGATGTTGCGTCCACAACCGTTTGGGAAGACGAAGACGAGCTGTATTTGTTGGGCGGGGTCTGCGGTGCCTTGAATGTTCGTTCATTCCGTCGGCTATGTGTCTGCGCTGGTGTTGTCAATCCCAAGATGCGAGAGGCTGATTATGCCTCTTCCTGGCTTACTCATGATATGCCTTCCAAACATTGTGAGGATTTGGCTCAACGATTTCAATATACCTGCCCAACCAACTGCGGTGTCACAACCCCCCTTGCATTGCCGTACATGCCAGCCGAAGCGGTTGGACCTGCTTCGTTGTTCTTTAACGATGGGAAGTATGTTTATCTTGCCGTGGACGGAAGGCCTGAAGCCGGAGAGCGAATTTGTACTTATTACCAAGCAATGCAGACTCTCCGTGATGAGTATGGAGAATACTGGGGCTACACGTTGAGTCCGGATCAAGGGCGTTCGTATTATTCTTTGAAGATTGCCGGGGAGAGCAAGAAGGCTATTTTGTTTTCGTTGGAAAAAATTGGAATTAAGGTTTTTAAGAAGGATTTGGCATACCAATTTGCTCTCTCTGTCGAAGAACTGGGGATTGCCGATTTGAAGGGGCCGGTTTTGTCACAAGGGAGCACTCATGCCGGCTGGAGCCAGTTTGGAAATATTCTAACCTATTCTTTCCCGTATAAACAGTTTTTCGAAATGCCTACCGCGCCTTTTCTGTATGGGGATTCGTATAAATGCAGGCATGTTTTTTCAGGAAATCTTGAGCAGTGGGGGCAGGCGCTGAAGGTGCAGCCTATACCTGATGTGTTGCTTTTGGGCTTGGCTGTCTCCTTGGCCGGGCCTCTGCTTAGACCAATCAACTGCTCAAGCTTTGTGGTCCATTTGTGGGGCGGGACGTCTGTGCAGCGAAAGCACGTTCTGAAGGTGGCCAGTTCTGTGTGGGGAGGTAGATCTTTCGTGCAGAGCTATTCTGCTGTTTCAGAACATATTGGCGAAATCGCAGCAGCTCACAATGACGGTTTGATCGCCATCAATTTTAATGATTCCATAAGTCAGACCAAAGTTAGAAATCTTCTACGCCGCCTGTTGAACGGAGACACTCTTGATACTTCCTACGGATCTCGTTTGAGGCATGCAATCCTGTCGACAGGGCAGGCAC of the Pseudodesulfovibrio sp. zrk46 genome contains:
- a CDS encoding DUF927 domain-containing protein: MIGHKKYETASGVPLLLSRKCGRLNGMPLKLALSNDVPPESMLEWCRASGVESVSLFSDAADGSRYGDYVVRVEHDSFESAVHILYAYWTLLIKRYAVDRRQIEFFKCEDSLFLQVDARAFSNERGYKGLHSVYIAMNKEIKRFLSEGGLKVKVVAMINPFLHYVPCFSEEWHAKEQLIKQLDPSVDAPHLLHDSWNDIPINWVEYYTRHRPKVPAKMSLMRDVFLRAKHAVGHSVWASPYQLGNLKQCALLQDVASTTVWEDEDELYLLGGVCGALNVRSFRRLCVCAGVVNPKMREADYASSWLTHDMPSKHCEDLAQRFQYTCPTNCGVTTPLALPYMPAEAVGPASLFFNDGKYVYLAVDGRPEAGERICTYYQAMQTLRDEYGEYWGYTLSPDQGRSYYSLKIAGESKKAILFSLEKIGIKVFKKDLAYQFALSVEELGIADLKGPVLSQGSTHAGWSQFGNILTYSFPYKQFFEMPTAPFLYGDSYKCRHVFSGNLEQWGQALKVQPIPDVLLLGLAVSLAGPLLRPINCSSFVVHLWGGTSVQRKHVLKVASSVWGGRSFVQSYSAVSEHIGEIAAAHNDGLIAINFNDSISQTKVRNLLRRLLNGDTLDTSYGSRLRHAILSTGQAPVKTGKGDECIINIELPNVLGEQVGKLLDFEQHYGHAGPHFIRYLLNVSCDELVAQQERTSTYLSKKGRATTDIASRLFSAMSVALIRTSESLNFPLAITTVSDAFERLFIDWTMNRTENEKEAVRRVVDFIQKESVSARMGDAVRCQKGIDYDGYIFADERVKGVFFPTAQFKALFCDTVSSKRLAELLYSDGLLVRGADGRFDASRWVPGLKRARRGYFVRQPRLI